From a region of the Haematobia irritans isolate KBUSLIRL chromosome 4, ASM5000362v1, whole genome shotgun sequence genome:
- the LOC142235411 gene encoding uncharacterized protein LOC142235411: protein MTEILNVSEKPFSDENITKKDYHSYVPYIRSFKNNDEIRITIQNQDLYVLPAESYIYIEGTITVASGERAINARLKNNCVAHMFDEIRYELNGVEIDRSRYLGISSTIKNFASLTSFESNMLLNAGWSSLEDISVNTFNFYVPLKMLLGFAEDFHKIILHSKHDLILLRSSSDSQACYSSDPKENLNLTITNVMWRIPHVHLSDIMKVKVMKTVRDGTSLPIAFRSWDCHFNPTFFGSMKCNWNVKLSLNRERPRFILFAFVREGKFAHCNLTNIKVHLNSETYPYDDLNLKFDENRYAILYEMYTKFQENYYQRESYPILSLKKFKESPIIVIDVSHQNEMIKHGPIDVKLEIETSKLIPQNTHAYCLILHDRLMEYTPLTAVVRKII, encoded by the coding sequence ATGACTGAAATTCTTAATGTATCCGAAAAGCCTTTTTCAGatgaaaatattactaaaaaagACTACCATAGTTATGTCCCATATATTCGTTCATTTAAAAACAATGATGAAATAAGAATAACCATACAAAATCAAGATTTGTATGTATTACCGGCTGAAAGTTATATTTACATAGAGGGTACCATAACAGTGGCCAGTGGAGAAAGAGCAATCAATGctcgtttgaaaaacaattgtgTAGCGCACATGTTTGATGAAATCCGATATGAGCTTAATGGTGTTGAAATTGATCGATCGAGATATCTTGGAATATCaagtacaataaaaaatttcgcaTCTCTAACAAGTTTTGAGAGTAATATGCTTCTAAACGCAGGATGGAGTTCTTTAGAGGATATATCCGTAAACACATTCAACTTTTATGTTCCATTGAAGATGTTACTCGGTTTTGCTGAAGACTTCCATAAAATTATCTTGCATAGCAAACATGATCTTATACTTCTGCGAAGTTCTAGTGATAGCCAAGCATGCTATTCATCGGATCCCAaagaaaatctaaatttaacCATCACCAACGTGATGTGGAGGATTCCCCATGTTCACCTCTCTGACATAATGAAAGTAAAAGTTATGAAAACAGTGCGCGATGGTACGTCATTACCAATTGCATTTCGAAGTTGGGATTGCCATTTTAACCCCACATTCTTTGGTTCGATGAAGTGCAATTGGAATGTCAAGTTGTCGTTGAACAGGGAGAGACCACGCTTCATTTTGTTTGCATTTGTACGAGAAGGAAAGTTTGCTCATTGTAATTTAACCAATATaaaagttcatttgaactctgaGACCTATCCATAtgatgatttaaatttaaaatttgatgagAATCGATATGCCATACTCTACGAAATGTATacgaaatttcaagaaaactattATCAAAGGGAGTCATATCCAATTTTAAGTCTTAAAAAGTTCAAAGAATCACCAATAATAGTCATTGATGTTAGCCATCAAAATGAAATGATAAAGCATGGACCAATAGATGTCAAACTCGAgattgaaacgagtaaattaatCCCTCAAAATACTCATGCCTACTGTCTTATATTACATGATCGATTGATGGAATACACACCTTTGACTGCAGTTGtccgaaaaattatttaa